In Microbacterium enclense, one genomic interval encodes:
- a CDS encoding sugar-binding protein encodes MSFPLSSWSRRVCVAATVPAVLLSTALIAPVTAATAATSTAATSTAATSTAATSTVTLTPVTTGNLFSAGETPRIAYATDAAQLSWQVSDQTGAVVADGSEAADGILDLPTTALGWYRLVVSVDDGAARAETSFAVLADRDAADSATGRFGAATHYGQSWSTDSMPTLATGGFAQLRDEVYWSEVETQKGVYDWERPRAEFLDAARDAGVRPLLLAGYGNPLYDEGNGPVSDEAVSAYSAYAAAMATEFGDQASGIEVWNEWDLGLGGNTNTSPEDYVNLLAAAAPAVKAVAPDLPVIGPAVANLNTDWLEQTFRLGALDDIDGLVLHPYSYPVSADALDETLTRIDALVREYNGGVSKPLWITEHGWPTGTNARAVSEREQASNIARSAVIAAAHDAARYYVYDLVSDGTDPAETEQNFGLLRAADDSRGAYTPKPSFAAYSVAAAHLAGATPAGRDDTVAGVRQFVFDTAEGPLRVLWSDSPQTLRLSADAALEVTDAYGRSDTLDAAGGDVFVSVDDDPLYVRGPVTAVSSSGTDLRLDAGVVGADVTGQWSVSGRSDAAAAQWRLTLPDGRAFTQTTAGTETVTAAITAPAPQQTGAYESVARLFDGDRAAGVLRAATEISEPVTLTGTQAISAEGDDVLRLRLTNASTRDLPLSGLSYTLAGATAPVDVPSTLPASDAVSVDVPLGDLTARQTFSADAIVDGATVRTEGAVAPLSVTDAYAAANRRIAVDGTLDDLADLPSTVFASEGTTTPPTAEDQSARAWLTWDDDALYLSADVVDDVHDQPATGANIWQGDSVQFTVAGGAPGAAEVWHEFGVALTSEGPQLYRWLSVGQGAGTVPGTTVAVSRDESTRHTVYEISVPWSALAGVDRDAALLSSAIIVNEADGEGRDGYLAWGGGIAAEKDSAQFRAVRLLAAVDPGDGGGTPGEPTPGPSAEPTPGPSTEPTAGPTPGLDGGSTPDAGAPGTGSSPSSLASTGTPEVLGILFSGLGILVVGAGVLLLRRRPERR; translated from the coding sequence GTGTCCTTCCCCCTCAGCTCGTGGTCCCGGCGCGTATGCGTCGCGGCCACGGTTCCGGCCGTGCTGCTGAGCACGGCGCTCATCGCCCCGGTGACCGCGGCCACCGCGGCCACGTCCACCGCGGCCACGTCCACCGCGGCCACGTCCACCGCGGCCACGTCCACCGTCACGCTCACCCCGGTGACCACCGGCAATCTCTTCTCCGCCGGCGAGACGCCGCGGATCGCCTACGCCACCGACGCGGCACAGCTGTCGTGGCAGGTGTCGGACCAGACCGGGGCCGTCGTGGCGGACGGGAGCGAAGCCGCCGACGGCATCCTGGATCTGCCGACCACGGCGCTCGGGTGGTATCGCCTCGTCGTCTCGGTCGACGACGGTGCCGCGCGAGCCGAGACGAGCTTCGCCGTGCTCGCGGATCGGGATGCCGCCGACTCGGCCACCGGTCGCTTCGGCGCCGCCACGCACTACGGACAGTCCTGGAGCACCGACTCGATGCCCACGCTGGCGACGGGCGGGTTCGCGCAACTGCGCGACGAGGTCTACTGGAGCGAGGTCGAGACCCAGAAGGGCGTCTACGACTGGGAGCGGCCCCGCGCAGAATTCCTCGACGCGGCCCGCGATGCGGGCGTGCGTCCCCTGCTCCTCGCCGGCTACGGCAATCCGCTGTACGACGAGGGCAACGGGCCGGTCAGCGACGAGGCGGTGTCGGCCTACTCCGCCTACGCCGCGGCGATGGCGACCGAGTTCGGCGACCAGGCGTCGGGTATCGAGGTCTGGAACGAGTGGGACCTGGGCCTCGGGGGCAATACGAACACCTCGCCCGAGGACTACGTGAACCTCCTGGCCGCCGCGGCCCCCGCTGTCAAGGCCGTCGCCCCCGACCTCCCGGTCATCGGCCCCGCGGTGGCGAACCTCAACACCGACTGGCTCGAGCAGACGTTCCGCCTCGGCGCCTTGGACGACATCGACGGTCTCGTGTTGCACCCGTACAGCTACCCGGTGTCGGCGGACGCTCTCGATGAGACGCTCACCCGCATCGACGCGTTGGTACGCGAGTACAACGGCGGCGTGAGCAAGCCCCTGTGGATCACCGAGCACGGGTGGCCCACCGGTACCAACGCCCGTGCGGTGTCGGAGCGGGAGCAGGCGTCGAACATCGCCCGGTCCGCCGTCATCGCCGCCGCGCACGACGCCGCCCGCTACTACGTCTACGACCTCGTCTCCGACGGGACCGATCCCGCCGAGACCGAGCAGAACTTCGGTCTGCTGCGCGCCGCCGACGACTCCCGCGGGGCCTACACGCCCAAGCCGTCGTTCGCGGCGTACTCGGTCGCCGCCGCGCACCTGGCGGGAGCCACTCCCGCGGGGCGCGACGACACGGTCGCGGGCGTCCGACAGTTCGTCTTCGACACCGCGGAAGGGCCGCTGCGCGTGCTCTGGTCGGACTCGCCGCAGACGCTCCGGCTGAGCGCCGATGCGGCCCTCGAGGTGACCGACGCGTACGGCCGGTCCGACACCCTGGATGCCGCGGGTGGCGACGTGTTCGTCTCGGTCGACGACGATCCCCTCTACGTGCGCGGACCCGTCACCGCGGTCAGCTCCTCCGGGACCGACCTCCGACTCGACGCGGGAGTCGTCGGCGCCGACGTCACGGGCCAGTGGAGCGTGTCCGGTCGCTCGGACGCGGCGGCCGCGCAGTGGCGCCTGACCCTGCCCGATGGGCGCGCCTTCACCCAGACGACGGCCGGCACGGAGACGGTCACGGCCGCGATCACCGCCCCCGCGCCGCAGCAGACCGGAGCCTACGAGAGCGTGGCGCGTCTGTTCGACGGCGACCGCGCCGCCGGCGTGCTGCGCGCCGCCACCGAGATCAGCGAACCGGTCACGCTCACGGGGACCCAGGCGATCTCGGCCGAGGGCGACGACGTATTGCGGCTGCGGCTGACGAACGCCTCGACCCGCGACCTCCCTCTGTCGGGGCTGTCGTACACGCTGGCCGGGGCCACGGCCCCCGTCGACGTCCCCTCGACCCTGCCCGCGTCGGACGCCGTGAGCGTCGACGTCCCTCTCGGCGACCTCACCGCTCGTCAGACGTTCTCGGCCGATGCGATCGTGGACGGGGCGACGGTGCGAACCGAGGGCGCGGTGGCCCCGCTGTCGGTCACCGACGCATACGCCGCAGCGAACCGACGCATCGCGGTGGACGGGACGCTCGACGACCTGGCAGACCTTCCCTCGACCGTGTTCGCATCCGAGGGCACGACGACACCGCCGACCGCCGAGGATCAGTCGGCGCGTGCGTGGCTCACGTGGGACGACGACGCGCTCTATCTCTCCGCCGACGTCGTCGACGACGTGCACGATCAGCCCGCGACGGGAGCCAACATCTGGCAGGGCGACTCGGTGCAGTTCACCGTCGCCGGCGGAGCACCGGGAGCGGCCGAGGTCTGGCACGAGTTCGGCGTCGCGCTCACCTCGGAGGGGCCGCAGCTGTACCGCTGGCTCTCGGTGGGGCAGGGAGCCGGCACCGTGCCGGGCACCACGGTCGCGGTCTCGCGCGACGAGTCGACGCGCCACACCGTCTACGAGATCTCGGTGCCGTGGAGCGCCCTCGCGGGCGTCGACCGCGACGCGGCTCTGCTGTCGAGCGCGATCATCGTGAACGAGGCCGACGGCGAAGGCCGCGACGGATACCTCGCCTGGGGCGGCGGGATCGCCGCCGAGAAGGACTCCGCGCAGTTCCGCGCCGTCCGGCTCCTCGCCGCGGTCGACCCGGGCGACGGCGGGGGCACCCCGGGCGAGCCGACCCCCGGCCCGAGCGCCGAGCCGACCCCCGGCCCGAGCACCGAGCCGACCGCCGGGCCGACCCCCGGCCTCGACGGCGGATCGACTCCGGATGCCGGTGCCCCGGGCACGGGCTCGTCTCCGAGCTCGCTCGCGAGCACGGGTACGCCCGAGGTCCTCGGCATCCTGTTCTCCGGTCTCGGAATCCTCGTGGTGGGCGCCGGAGTGCTGCTGTTGCGTCGCCGCCCCGAGCGCCGCTGA
- a CDS encoding extracellular solute-binding protein has translation MTKRVRSVVAVIALGGLSAAALAGCSSPSTGTADGKVSIQIGDRPSADRPEDRAYFDKRVEAFEQANPDIDLEPVETGYDASTFQALAAGGSLPTVMSVPLTEPAGLIKRGQAADLTDALQAEGLLDSLNPTVLKLAENSDGRAFAIPTNAYSFGLVYNRALFTQAGLDPDSPPTTWDQVRAAAKKIHDATGAAGFSVLTTANTGGWQFSGMTYSFGGTVENEDGSKATFDDKPSTQALQLLSDMRWKDGTMPENTLYDIPTQGQDFAAGKIGMIIGASDSYYNIVQNLKLPAENFGIGGMPQLKGAEGTLGGGTVQIVDPKASAEQKTAAVKWVKFFYLQRFLDETTAVEDAKASNEAGSVTGLPGLAVVNSDQYASYFDWIAQYINVPSANFTPYLEASASIPVVAEPVNNAQEVYGALDTVVQSVLTDQNADIPSLLSTAQTDVQSRLGR, from the coding sequence ATGACGAAACGTGTCCGTTCCGTCGTCGCCGTGATCGCACTCGGCGGCCTGTCAGCCGCAGCCCTCGCGGGCTGCAGTTCCCCCTCCACGGGAACCGCCGACGGCAAGGTCTCGATCCAGATCGGCGACCGGCCCAGTGCCGACCGCCCCGAGGACCGCGCCTATTTCGACAAGCGCGTCGAGGCCTTCGAACAGGCCAACCCCGACATCGACCTCGAGCCGGTCGAGACCGGCTACGACGCCTCGACCTTCCAGGCCCTCGCCGCCGGCGGCAGCCTGCCGACCGTCATGAGCGTGCCGCTCACCGAGCCGGCCGGCCTCATCAAGCGCGGTCAGGCGGCAGACCTCACCGACGCCCTCCAGGCCGAGGGCCTGCTCGACAGCCTCAACCCCACGGTGCTCAAGCTCGCCGAGAACAGCGACGGACGCGCGTTCGCCATCCCGACCAACGCGTACTCGTTCGGCCTCGTCTACAACCGCGCCCTGTTCACGCAAGCGGGGCTCGACCCCGACTCCCCGCCCACCACGTGGGACCAGGTGCGCGCCGCGGCGAAGAAGATCCACGATGCGACGGGCGCTGCGGGCTTCTCCGTGCTCACCACCGCCAACACCGGCGGGTGGCAGTTCTCCGGCATGACCTATTCGTTCGGCGGAACCGTCGAGAACGAAGACGGCTCGAAGGCCACCTTCGACGACAAGCCCTCCACCCAGGCGCTGCAGCTGCTCAGCGACATGCGGTGGAAAGACGGCACGATGCCCGAGAACACGCTCTACGACATCCCGACCCAGGGTCAGGACTTCGCCGCCGGCAAGATCGGCATGATCATCGGCGCGAGCGATTCGTACTACAACATCGTCCAGAACCTGAAGCTGCCGGCCGAGAACTTCGGTATCGGCGGGATGCCGCAGCTCAAGGGCGCCGAGGGCACCCTCGGCGGCGGCACGGTGCAGATCGTCGACCCGAAGGCGAGCGCGGAGCAGAAGACGGCCGCGGTGAAGTGGGTGAAGTTCTTCTACCTGCAGCGCTTCCTCGATGAGACCACCGCCGTCGAGGATGCGAAGGCGTCGAACGAGGCCGGATCCGTGACGGGCCTGCCCGGTCTCGCCGTCGTCAACAGCGACCAGTACGCCTCGTACTTCGACTGGATCGCGCAGTACATCAACGTCCCGAGCGCCAACTTCACCCCGTACCTCGAGGCCTCGGCATCCATCCCCGTCGTCGCCGAGCCGGTGAACAACGCGCAAGAGGTCTACGGCGCGCTCGACACCGTCGTCCAGAGCGTGCTGACCGATCAGAACGCCGACATCCCGTCCCTGCTCAGCACCGCTCAGACCGACGTGCAGTCGCGCCTGGGTCGCTGA
- a CDS encoding sugar ABC transporter permease, whose protein sequence is MTDLDERPRTAARTAAASPSRIPRRRRSWRPGLTALLIAAPAILVYAYFSWGPILSSLVMSVQRVVLTGQSDFVGWDNFAYVLSDPGLPQATANTVLYTVLAIVFGFPVPLALAVFISEMRSRAWYFSALAYLPVMVPPVVAILLWKFFYAPDADGLFNTVLGWVGIGPLPWLNSPASAMPSIVLETTWAGAGTAVIIYIAALTSIPGELYEAAELDGAGIWRRVWHVALPQMRGIIGTMLLLQIIGTMQVFTEPFLFTGGGPQGATKTLLMTIYDYAFTRVDYGAATALSVLLALVLGLFSLAYFRLTRSWSRS, encoded by the coding sequence ATGACCGATCTCGACGAGCGACCGCGCACCGCCGCGCGCACCGCCGCCGCCTCCCCCTCGCGCATCCCGCGCCGCCGGCGTTCCTGGCGTCCCGGGCTGACGGCCCTGCTCATCGCCGCCCCCGCGATCCTCGTCTACGCCTACTTCTCGTGGGGACCGATCCTCAGCTCGCTCGTGATGAGCGTGCAGCGCGTGGTGCTCACCGGGCAGAGCGACTTCGTCGGGTGGGACAACTTCGCGTACGTCCTGAGCGATCCCGGGCTCCCCCAGGCCACCGCGAACACCGTCCTCTACACGGTGCTCGCGATCGTCTTCGGCTTCCCGGTGCCGCTCGCCCTCGCGGTGTTCATCTCCGAGATGCGCTCACGCGCCTGGTACTTCAGCGCCCTGGCCTACCTCCCCGTGATGGTGCCGCCGGTGGTCGCCATCCTGCTGTGGAAGTTCTTCTACGCCCCCGACGCCGACGGCCTGTTCAACACCGTGCTCGGCTGGGTCGGCATCGGACCCCTGCCGTGGCTGAACTCCCCGGCGAGCGCGATGCCCTCGATCGTCCTCGAAACGACGTGGGCGGGCGCGGGCACCGCCGTCATCATCTACATCGCGGCCCTCACCAGCATCCCCGGCGAGCTGTACGAGGCCGCCGAACTCGACGGCGCGGGCATCTGGCGCCGCGTCTGGCACGTCGCGCTCCCGCAGATGCGCGGCATCATCGGCACGATGCTGCTCCTGCAGATCATCGGCACGATGCAGGTCTTCACCGAGCCGTTCCTCTTCACCGGCGGCGGACCGCAGGGCGCGACCAAGACGTTGCTCATGACCATCTACGACTACGCCTTCACGCGGGTCGACTACGGCGCCGCGACCGCCCTGAGCGTGCTGCTCGCCCTCGTCCTCGGCCTGTTCTCGCTCGCCTACTTCCGCCTCACGCGCAGTTGGAGCCGCTCATGA
- a CDS encoding carbohydrate ABC transporter permease, with protein sequence MSLLTLGRRRPVEAPEPLSRTNISDADRSRPSVRVSLTVGHVLVLAALIIAGLGPILWLALAAVSPTQDLIRGPFSFFSSGVVQWENLGIAWERGRIGHYLTNTAILAAGSVVTTLLVSTTAAFVITVLRPRWGKLLSGAILATLFIPGIVSLVPLYLTVRELPILGFSLIDTWWAVWLPAGATAFNVLIISRFLEAIPADLYEAARIDGAGPLRILWSIVLPLARPILGVVGLLTVVASWKDYLWPLLVLPTPDNQPVSVALPRLAEQTELSVQMAALFLSLIIPVALFLIFQRQFLRGASMAGGVKG encoded by the coding sequence ATGAGCCTGCTGACCCTCGGCCGCCGTCGCCCCGTCGAGGCCCCCGAGCCCCTCTCGCGCACGAACATCTCCGACGCCGACCGTTCCCGCCCCTCGGTGCGCGTCAGTCTGACCGTCGGTCACGTCCTCGTGCTCGCGGCGCTGATCATCGCCGGTCTCGGGCCGATCCTCTGGCTCGCCCTCGCCGCGGTCTCGCCGACACAAGACCTCATCCGCGGACCGTTCTCGTTCTTCTCCAGCGGCGTGGTGCAGTGGGAGAACCTCGGCATCGCGTGGGAACGCGGTCGAATCGGCCACTACCTCACGAACACCGCGATCCTCGCGGCCGGCTCGGTCGTGACCACCCTGCTCGTCTCGACGACCGCGGCCTTCGTCATCACGGTGCTGCGCCCGCGCTGGGGCAAGCTGCTCTCCGGCGCGATCCTCGCCACCCTCTTCATCCCCGGCATCGTCTCGCTCGTACCGCTGTACCTCACGGTGCGCGAGCTCCCGATCCTCGGCTTCTCGCTCATCGACACGTGGTGGGCCGTGTGGCTGCCCGCCGGCGCCACGGCGTTCAACGTGCTGATCATCTCGCGCTTCCTCGAGGCGATCCCCGCCGACCTGTACGAGGCGGCCCGCATCGACGGCGCCGGCCCCCTCCGCATCCTCTGGAGCATCGTCCTCCCGCTGGCGCGACCGATCCTCGGCGTCGTCGGTCTGCTGACCGTGGTCGCCTCCTGGAAGGACTACCTCTGGCCCCTGCTCGTCCTTCCGACCCCCGACAACCAGCCGGTGTCGGTCGCGCTGCCCCGGCTCGCCGAGCAGACGGAACTGAGCGTGCAGATGGCGGCGTTGTTCCTGTCGCTCATCATCCCGGTCGCGCTGTTCCTCATCTTCCAGCGCCAGTTCCTGCGCGGCGCGAGCATGGCGGGCGGGGTGAAGGGATGA
- a CDS encoding NAD(P)-dependent oxidoreductase: MSRILVTGADGEIGRAVSDSLVAAGHAVTALSLSFSSEHPADRLIEGDAASPDVVAHAMDDVDAVAHFAAIPHPSLGTPIDVFRVNTAATFTVLTIAGERGVRRAVIASSINAIGYPNNPHGAFPPAFPLDVHTPPDIADAYSLSKLVDERTAAYAHRRYGLDVVALRFPLVKWPDVLRDAAHDVEGDPARLAREGWAYLTMHDATRAVQRAIDADVTGAPVVPLSAADTLLPLPSAELVARYAPGTVLSRPISGRDALVDTSVARDLLGFEPSESIHDGTATERASLLRSER; encoded by the coding sequence ATGAGCCGCATCCTCGTCACCGGCGCCGACGGTGAGATCGGTCGCGCGGTCAGCGACAGCCTCGTCGCCGCCGGGCACGCGGTCACCGCCCTGTCGCTGTCGTTCTCGTCGGAGCACCCCGCCGACCGCCTCATCGAGGGCGACGCGGCCTCCCCGGACGTGGTGGCCCACGCGATGGACGATGTCGACGCCGTCGCCCACTTCGCCGCGATCCCGCACCCGAGCCTCGGCACCCCGATCGACGTGTTCCGCGTGAACACCGCCGCCACGTTCACCGTGCTCACCATCGCCGGGGAGCGCGGTGTCCGCCGCGCGGTCATCGCGAGCAGCATCAACGCCATCGGCTACCCCAACAACCCGCACGGTGCGTTCCCGCCCGCGTTCCCTCTCGATGTGCACACCCCGCCCGACATCGCCGACGCCTACTCGCTCTCGAAGCTCGTCGACGAGCGGACCGCGGCGTACGCCCACCGCCGGTACGGGCTCGACGTGGTGGCCTTGCGCTTCCCCCTGGTGAAGTGGCCCGACGTGCTTCGCGACGCGGCGCACGACGTCGAGGGCGACCCCGCGCGACTGGCGCGCGAGGGCTGGGCGTACCTCACGATGCACGACGCCACCCGGGCGGTGCAGCGTGCGATCGATGCCGACGTCACCGGGGCGCCCGTCGTGCCCCTGAGCGCCGCTGACACGCTGCTCCCCCTCCCCTCGGCCGAACTCGTGGCGCGATATGCGCCCGGCACGGTGCTCTCCCGCCCGATCTCGGGTCGCGACGCGCTCGTCGACACGAGCGTCGCCCGCGACCTGCTCGGGTTCGAGCCGAGCGAATCCATCCACGACGGCACCGCCACCGAACGCGCGTCCCTGCTCAGGAGCGAACGATGA
- a CDS encoding enolase C-terminal domain-like protein: MTLSPTDPAFAQPWLPREDVRITDVRAIVTAPEGIPLVVVRVDTDQAGLYGYGCATFTQRWQAVVAFLEHVRPLVVGRYPGDIDDLTRLVRFTGYWREGPVGNNALSGLDMALWDIAGKRAGMPVYEMFGGRVRAAADTYLHAEGADAEATTSHARELIAAGQRHVRIQVGQQGTGHYGAPPLPGEFSWAKHPAGWRVEDYLVATPRLFAHVREELGDGVELLHDVHSRLSPSQAITLTRSLEPYRPFFVEDVLAPEHWHRLGEVRRASPVPIAVGELATSFTDAARLVREHQVDYLRAHLSDVGGVSAARRLAVLADIEGVRTAWHSPGDASPFAVAAAVAVDVTSPAFGIQEGHVYNEATHEVFPGMIDIVDGWLTPNDAPGWGIEVDERAAARFPAGLSGHDAWAAKVRAPDGALIAP; this comes from the coding sequence ATGACCCTCTCCCCGACCGACCCCGCTTTCGCGCAACCCTGGCTGCCGCGTGAAGACGTGCGCATCACCGATGTCCGCGCGATCGTCACCGCCCCCGAAGGCATCCCCCTGGTCGTCGTGCGCGTCGACACCGACCAGGCGGGACTGTACGGCTACGGCTGCGCGACCTTCACCCAGCGCTGGCAGGCCGTCGTCGCGTTCCTCGAGCACGTGCGCCCGCTCGTCGTGGGCCGCTACCCCGGCGACATCGACGACCTCACGCGGCTGGTCCGCTTCACCGGGTACTGGCGCGAAGGACCGGTGGGCAACAACGCCCTCTCGGGTCTGGACATGGCGCTGTGGGACATCGCGGGCAAAAGGGCCGGGATGCCGGTCTACGAGATGTTCGGCGGACGGGTCCGCGCCGCGGCGGACACGTATCTGCACGCCGAAGGCGCCGACGCCGAGGCGACGACCTCCCACGCACGCGAACTCATCGCCGCCGGCCAGCGTCACGTCCGCATCCAGGTCGGGCAGCAGGGCACCGGGCACTACGGAGCCCCTCCGCTGCCGGGCGAGTTCTCCTGGGCGAAGCACCCCGCCGGGTGGCGCGTCGAGGACTACCTCGTCGCGACGCCTCGGCTGTTCGCCCACGTCCGCGAGGAGCTCGGCGACGGCGTCGAACTGCTGCACGACGTGCACTCGCGACTGAGTCCGAGCCAGGCCATCACCCTCACGCGGAGCCTCGAGCCGTACCGGCCGTTCTTCGTCGAAGACGTGCTCGCCCCCGAACACTGGCACCGACTGGGCGAGGTGCGCCGAGCCTCCCCCGTGCCGATCGCCGTGGGCGAGCTCGCCACGTCGTTCACCGACGCCGCCCGTCTCGTGCGCGAACACCAGGTCGACTACCTGCGGGCACACCTCTCCGACGTCGGTGGGGTGAGCGCGGCGCGCCGCCTCGCGGTCCTGGCCGACATCGAGGGCGTGCGCACCGCGTGGCACTCTCCCGGCGACGCCTCCCCGTTCGCGGTGGCGGCCGCGGTCGCGGTCGATGTCACCTCGCCGGCGTTCGGCATCCAGGAGGGCCACGTCTACAACGAGGCGACGCACGAGGTCTTCCCCGGGATGATCGACATCGTCGACGGGTGGCTCACCCCCAACGACGCACCCGGGTGGGGCATCGAGGTCGACGAGCGGGCCGCCGCCCGCTTCCCGGCGGGCCTGTCGGGCCACGACGCGTGGGCGGCGAAGGTGCGCGCCCCCGATGGAGCCCTGATCGCCCCGTGA
- a CDS encoding DUF4038 domain-containing protein codes for MSWTLAPSRRWLLRGGEPTFLLADTVWAAFGGASPDEWLDHLERRRRQGFNALLFSVLPIEHDRSSGTRSPYAIRDGRIDFAAGDPAYWDDAERVLTTARAHGFTPMLVLLWNNFVPGTWGAGLTPDHVMDAEQTASYVADVVARFARFDPIWIVSGDDDLNDDTALERYSAVAAQVRELAPGQLITWHDTPTARMPAAIADGGLLDFHGLQSGHNDAWDTLPAELTRYYRAMDVARPVINLEPCYEGLGRFAGRERHSAADVRRASWTGVVAGAAAGLGYGAHGVWSWHRRGEGFAAGDVHGHPFPFSVAAAFPGADDVSFLRRVVESERLWGLDGDAELLAAEPSGAVAGRTPEGVVAVYAPSAFALTLRGRATAELDVRVYDLAARRPDAARWTEVDGGVRLEQPEFPGDALYVVRGLAPDAGSPDAD; via the coding sequence ATGTCCTGGACCCTGGCCCCGTCGCGACGCTGGTTGCTGCGCGGCGGAGAACCGACCTTCCTGCTCGCCGACACCGTGTGGGCCGCGTTCGGCGGAGCCAGCCCCGACGAATGGCTCGATCACCTCGAGCGTCGGCGTCGCCAGGGCTTCAACGCCCTGCTGTTCAGCGTCCTGCCCATCGAACACGACCGCTCCAGCGGCACGCGATCGCCGTACGCGATCCGCGACGGCCGCATCGACTTCGCCGCGGGCGACCCCGCCTACTGGGACGACGCCGAACGGGTTCTGACGACGGCGCGGGCGCACGGTTTCACCCCGATGCTCGTGCTGCTGTGGAACAACTTCGTGCCCGGCACATGGGGCGCGGGACTCACCCCGGATCACGTGATGGATGCCGAGCAGACGGCGTCGTACGTCGCGGACGTCGTCGCCCGTTTCGCCCGGTTCGACCCGATCTGGATCGTCTCCGGCGACGACGACCTCAACGACGACACCGCGCTCGAGCGCTACAGCGCCGTCGCCGCGCAGGTTCGGGAGCTGGCGCCGGGGCAACTCATCACCTGGCACGACACCCCGACCGCGCGCATGCCCGCCGCGATCGCAGACGGTGGACTGCTCGACTTCCACGGCCTGCAATCCGGACACAACGACGCCTGGGACACCCTCCCCGCCGAGCTCACCCGGTACTACCGCGCGATGGACGTCGCCCGTCCCGTCATCAACCTCGAGCCCTGCTACGAGGGGCTCGGTCGCTTCGCCGGTCGTGAGCGGCATTCCGCCGCCGACGTGCGCCGGGCGAGTTGGACCGGCGTCGTCGCGGGAGCCGCCGCCGGACTCGGGTACGGCGCGCACGGCGTGTGGTCGTGGCATCGCCGTGGTGAGGGCTTCGCCGCGGGCGACGTGCACGGCCACCCCTTCCCGTTCTCGGTCGCCGCGGCCTTCCCGGGCGCCGACGACGTGTCGTTCCTGCGCCGTGTCGTCGAGAGCGAGCGACTGTGGGGTCTCGACGGGGATGCCGAACTCCTCGCCGCCGAGCCCTCGGGCGCGGTCGCGGGACGAACCCCCGAGGGCGTCGTCGCCGTGTACGCACCGTCCGCCTTCGCGTTGACGCTGCGTGGTCGCGCCACCGCCGAGCTCGACGTGCGCGTGTACGACCTCGCCGCACGCCGACCGGATGCCGCCCGCTGGACCGAGGTCGACGGCGGCGTCCGGCTGGAGCAGCCGGAGTTCCCCGGCGACGCCCTCTACGTCGTTCGGGGCCTCGCGCCGGACGCGGGCTCTCCGGACGCGGACTGA
- a CDS encoding sugar kinase — protein sequence MAHVLTFGEALATFSVDAGRPSAIAVAGAELNTAVGVSRLGHRATWMSRLGDDAFARLVRETLAAEGIDQAAVRAVPGGKTGLIVKERLSDDVVRSEHYRAGSAAAGLTASDVDGVDLDDVDWLHASCITPSLGEGPREMFERAIRDAAGRGIPVSLDTNHRTQLIDDAGLRDTVDDVIDHVDTLLCNEDEARVLTGLDDAAAAAAALLSRGPRTVVVKLGRHGALAADAEGLRRTDAVEIPPPHHPVGAGDAFAAGWITAVLEGSPIDGALRRGAWCAAQVVADPGDHTGFPTRERLDEVTG from the coding sequence ATGGCGCACGTCCTCACGTTCGGGGAAGCCCTCGCGACGTTCTCCGTCGACGCGGGGAGGCCGTCCGCCATCGCCGTCGCGGGAGCCGAGCTGAACACCGCCGTCGGGGTATCCCGCCTCGGGCACCGGGCGACGTGGATGTCGCGCCTCGGCGACGACGCGTTCGCCCGGCTCGTGCGCGAGACGCTGGCGGCCGAAGGCATCGACCAGGCCGCCGTGCGCGCGGTGCCCGGGGGCAAGACGGGGCTGATCGTGAAGGAACGGCTCAGCGACGACGTCGTGCGCAGTGAGCACTATCGCGCGGGTTCCGCGGCGGCGGGACTGACGGCGTCGGATGTCGACGGCGTCGACCTCGACGATGTCGACTGGCTCCACGCCTCGTGCATCACGCCATCGCTCGGCGAGGGACCACGGGAGATGTTCGAGCGTGCCATCCGCGATGCCGCGGGGCGTGGCATCCCGGTCTCGCTCGACACCAACCACCGGACCCAGCTGATCGACGACGCCGGGCTCCGCGACACCGTCGACGACGTCATCGACCACGTCGACACACTGCTGTGCAACGAAGACGAGGCGCGCGTGCTCACGGGTCTCGATGACGCCGCGGCCGCGGCCGCCGCCCTGCTTTCGCGCGGGCCGCGCACCGTCGTCGTGAAGCTCGGGCGACACGGAGCCCTCGCGGCGGACGCCGAGGGGCTGCGCCGCACCGACGCCGTCGAGATCCCTCCGCCCCACCATCCCGTGGGTGCCGGCGACGCCTTCGCCGCAGGATGGATCACGGCGGTCCTCGAGGGCTCGCCGATCGACGGGGCGCTGCGTCGCGGCGCATGGTGCGCCGCGCAGGTCGTCGCCGACCCGGGCGACCACACCGGCTTCCCGACGCGCGAACGGCTCGATGAGGTGACGGGATGA